The sequence atgtgctactaagaaaccatttcttaaaccacatcatgtactctggccagagattcgtcacactaatatctcctcagatcgcataggataccacactcgcaagtatgtggtgaatccttgacaacaaagcatcgactcctatatgtgttgtacctgtacccaatcccgacacctgatgaccccaatagagtcggtaaacgagccaaagcacagtactagcatatagagtctcaatgatgtttcaagtagtaaggactaatggtgtacaaccaaaaccgcggactttatccactcgataagtgataaccacttggaaagtccggataggatagttcgatcattcatcatatgaatatccatttgcatgcttcgaacatctctatgttccctaccaatgaaacgtggtactctgcatcgcaaatgctagtctcaagctcgagcgatccttatccttattatcggacggctcaatcgactaggaacagtttagaatatacagtgactataagatgtgtttcatgatagacattcccatgttctaccacatcttatatacactatagtatattcaaggtctttatcaaaacaacaatagtatatcacaatataacaatatgaagaaagataaagtcattgccattaataaaagtgtaaattatattaaacataagattgtttatacaaagagtcatcaaagcccttagccacaaattggctcaccgggcacccactctttcagatgacgtgattgggccgaacaaattcatgtagaaaacttggatgtttgtttgggatttttcagagttgattttattttattgattgtcaaatttatatttgtcttgtgaatagtctgatcaactgtttgcttgcatgttactcgattccaagtcgacagaggaggttttgatttcgatcactttgataatcaacatattataaaaccgactagaaatagaattcggtttcagtgtgtggtttgggtgcaaactgaattttcacaaatatttaatgcattcaaatttgattagaattacgaaagattagttcatcaatatttgaataggtttgattgttctagaaatagtcctttgaataaattaggagaattcccgtgaattaagattaaatttgagtcctgattcgactacatgttacatgatttgatcagtacctacgtgtgtcttggttgtctttgtttaaattatttttatcttcagttatttttattcttatttcttaagcagtttttattttattttcttattttatttaaatcaaattgctttttattattttatctagattaagtaaaataattaattcttgagaattgacaacagtccatgtgggatcgatacttggactctcagttcactttactattacttgacctggtacggtTTCCAGtaaatttatatcacaccgatttagccggtcaagtttttggcgccgttgtcggggactgtttagttaatattaggatagattatttgcttgagactagacattttttgttcttgcattattttttttatttttaattattagttatttttttcttacttgtgaggtacttggagatggatcatcgacagatgttcataagttttagccaacaatactcggagcccttctatgctgcttgggggagattcaattatTTGGCTAACAGGTTTAAAGGTCATGATTTTTCgaactacactctagttcaaattttttatggtggtttggatgagctaacaagacgttgggtagattatggagctttggccactggcagtcacttgttcagcagagatgaaaacagtgcgatgcacttgttaaatgatatggcagatttcgactaccattggcattgtgatccttcactgcagagttggagtcaccaatatcctccagatatcgactctaaaaatttttcgaaccaaccaccggagcgtcaagaagagtgtgtagggtattttgaggatcatgtggctcagttgaaGAATCTTTTACGGCAACAGAAAAAgacaaatcaattcttagaaagTCGTATCAAGTTttggagtcttttggatgaacagattgcacttcttagagaaccaaatttggagatctgccaagagagtgaagtaactgagtcagcgcatgaagaaataatttttgagaaattttcttatgaagaagagccaatagtggacttggaggaggaagaaacatacaaggctacatattttacctcgtcaatggtcgttccatgtacaccgttagaagattctttcttgccattgacgtcacctccagcatattccatcctctatgagcttcagcctagattcggagtctccttccaaaataaaaaattcataccgagtattgctggaccgacgagctttccatgtcaatatcacgccaagctcgagggcgaaggaaatcaagacccatatgtagagtcgtatgattcttactatgggcggcaaccgctctttgatggttgcttctgcatagtcgggctgtagactataaacttagcgctaactgggaggcaacccagtgttatttctttttgatttttattttatttttgttttttgttttttgtttttgtttttatttgatttttgtttctttcccatgccattTTGTCATGCCTGCCGATACATCGAGACTGCTGCtgctgtcccagctgatactgtcaagaaggaagaggacgAATAcgcaaccaggggagtgttatttttgttttcattgtgtgtttgttttgcattttgttcattgttctaGAGCATTgggggcaatgctttggataagtatgaggggtgttatttagttttgtttcattCATCATTGTcttttgcatttatttggttttgtttattgcatatagttcgtattcatgcatatcattatgttttgtgtttgtgttgtgtgaataagtagaatgatgaatgttggccgatgatgatagagttgtaaaaatataaattttttttgaaaaaatgttgattttgattgaacatgagaaactgttggttgaatcgtgaatcatcttaagcacgcatgttagactgttttagtgtagcgatgtaattgatgaagttcgtgtttgcttgatcattgcacgacaataggtgtttgttgatcatgatagtgtctttggatttccgatgattgttagacattgcatgtatgatcttgggcgtaccaataaaaaaaatttgaaaattttttgtgaaaaaaaaaaaagttaattccATCCGGTCTTAGACAATGATTGAAACCCTAATCATTCTTCCAtaactaagtttgcgggttaattgggattgatgctccatccgggctatagacgaggggattgaaatccgaatcttATCTTAGTTAtaactaagtttgcgggtaattattggggcttataaaaaaatatcaggtgcaaaatccggaggtacgtaattaatctcaagaaagagcatgtttttgtttgggattgttgggatgaaggagtgctggattgtgatacttgcattgaattatcataggtcgctaagcctTCTTAgaacagattcttttgaagttgcacgaaactAGAATGACATGGAACACACACACGTTTatgttaaactgacagtgtattgtgaacaattcAGAAGTTTGAGGTTTTTTTAGTCGTTGAAGTTGAAACTTGTCGGAGGCTGAAACTTGTCGtaggctatgttgttcatgatttatttttacttATATCGTTGTGTGCATATTGTTTtctcatgtcttgctcgagggcgagcaaggtttaagtatgggggtgttgataagtgcattttgtgtgcattatttcatgttatttttatttatattttgtgtgaattcatattgttttatgtgtgtgtttatgtgttttagtttatgtgtgtgtatttcactcctcgggttaattttgtaggaaaatgaattgttgaagagtgaattatggATTTtcaccgttcaaaataaagttcaaaatgttttgaagctgctgtccaaatttcagctcgatccgacggctagatctcaagtatgaattttttaaaatcgtcgcgcggagcagaaaaattaaatcgctcgagcgagcgagacctggactgaaaaaaaatatatttggacagagagttgctcgctcgagcgagacctgttctcgctcgagcgagcgtggcATGCAGATTTCATATATTTGAAAACTCTTGGTCGAAAAGGAAGCTATCTTTTAGAGATCCTTGGACacttaaataccgatttttgcaTCAGAAAGAGGGGTTCCGAACACAGACAACACAAGGGAGGCGGCTTCaaagcttgggagaagatttctacactttttcttcttctgtctttatttttatttattgaattataatttcaattattgagtagtttgttttcaaccaagacgacgtgattgggccgaacaaattcatgtagaaaacttggatgtttgtctgggatttttcagagttgattttattttattgattatcagatttatatttgtcttgtgaatagcctgatcaactctttgcttgcatgttattcgattccaagtcgacagaggaggttttgatttcgatcactttgataatcaacatattgtaaaatcgactagaaatagaattcggtttcagtgtgcggtttgggtgcaaactgaattttcacaaatatttaatgcattcaaatttgattagaattacgaaagattagttcatcaatatttgaataggtttgattgttctagaaatagtcctttgaacaaattaggagattcccgtgaattaagattaaatctgagtcctaaatcgactatatgttgcatgatttgttcggtacctacgtgtgtcttgattgtctttgttttaattatttttatctttagttatttttattcttatttcttaagtagtttttattttattttcttattttatttaaatcaaattgctttttattattttgtctagattaagtaaaataattaattcttgagaattgacaacagtccctgtgggatcgatacttggactctcagtccactttactattacttgacctggtacgcttgccagtagatttatatcacaccgatttagccggtcaatgtggcactattctattggatctacaatttatcacatctttatcacatccaatagaatagtgtcacaacgttggtgggcatgataggtgggcagcATAGTAAAACTCTAAGTTTAATAATAAGAAACCTAGTCATTAAATATCGGTCTCAGCAGGAACAACTCGAACTCTAAATCTGGCTGATTATAATTTGACCTATTGTACTTGCTAGTTACAACCGATTTCAACAGTCAATGATCCACTAGGGAGAATCGCCAAATTAGTGCAAACTGTGATAGTGGCTTAGTTTCGAGTTGATTTTGAAGCCTTCAGGAATCATACAGTGGGTCGTTTTGAGCTTATGTAACTCAATTTCTTTATCAGGGTCTGAAGCCTGATTTCGTCGAGATCATTTACACCACCCTCCTACTCCCTCTCGCTTGCCATGTTGAGGGCTCAGCATTTTGGGGACAAAAATGTTGGCTTTCATGGTTCTTATCAGTGACATGTATTCTGCACTACCACTATTGCTCTGGCTCCCACCAAACCAACAATTGTCCCTACACCTTTTGTGGCCCCGTCGAGCTCTCTTCCGGGCAAGCCAGTCCCTAGACTTCCTATCAACCGCTTAACACCTCCTGAACTTTTGAGAACGCGGGATAAGGGCCTCTGTTTCAGTTGCTATGAGAAGTATAACGCAAACCACCGCTACCAAACGCTTCCGGATTTACATGGACAATGGTTAATATCTTTGGTGTGAAATGATTTTCTCCCAAGTTTCTCTCATCTTATAGGGTCATAAATTCTTTACTGATCTATATGGCTGACCTATTTTTGTTCAATGATTGTGCACGTAGTTTCCATGGAATTTTATTGGCATGGCCAACAAATCCGTTTGCAAGGAAATCATGTGCTTGGAGAACTACTTGTTTCTTACCAGAAATTATGTGGACGGATGTATCGAAACATCTCAGCTACCCTTGGGCCATAACCTTCTGCCATGTGGCCACCAACTCTTTTCCATATCTCAACTACTCTTTGGGCAAAAAATTCCCAGACTATTTAAACTCTGGAGTAGCATCATCACTGGTGTAAGTTGATTGGGTTTCAGGTTTTCATTGAGTATAAGCCCGGGGGCAAGAATTCTATAACTGATTCTCTATCAAGACTTACAGAACATGATGATAACAGATAAAGGGACATCCTTCTTCATGGCTATCTCGAGGACAACCCCCCCTCCTCTCTGTTAGGGATGGTATTTTACTCAATAAAAGGTGTTATTTTTTCTCTCCAGTAAGTCTTCCTTGAAGCCTTTATTATTGCAGGAGTTTCACAGCTCTCCAATGGGTGTCAGGCTGGGGCTCACCAGTACATTTGTGCGGTCGGTCGGCGGATTTCATTGGTTGAGGATGCATAACGAGGTGAAAGAGTTTGTGTCTGCTTGCCGCCAAACCACCAAATACCAAATACTAGACCGAGAAGCCTTGTGGATTGTTGCAACCATGGAGCAGAAAATACCACACAAAAAAGTGAAGACACGATTAACATGGACAATAGGTTTCAGTTCCTATACAAACTGCTTTCGATCCAAGTAGACATGATTATAATTAAAAGGTAAATATTTGTACCATTAGTTTTTCGTTAGCCATAATCTTTTGGTTCCTAAACAGCACCTTCTGTCAAGTAGATTCACACTCCATCTGATACATTAACATTAGGAGTTACAACTCCATCTGATAGATGTTTATGTCTGTCAGAAACACATGATGTAAGATAATTAAATATTCTCTCCTtctcattatatatattttttttttcattttatcaaCTGATCAATTGAGTCTTGTAGACGATCTCAGGATTCCATAAGAAGCTCTGTCTCAACAATATAATGAGATATATCGAAAACTGATTCGATTTTATAATTTGTTACATCATACGGTTATCAAGGAAGGATATGTTTATTACTTGCAAGTTGGAACACCAAACATTGTGTGCCGGTTTGTGTCACCTACAGAGGAGGAGCAACGGGAATCTTCCAGCCACTTGTAGGCATTTATCCTTTTAATATTCATAGTGTTTGAAGAAGTCAATCCATAGAATACAACATAATATTACATGAAAACTGTTATCGAGACCTAACATAACAAAGCTCATTTAATGATAGTTTTATTATATTAAGGACCACCTTACACTGAATATAGTGTAAAACAAGGCTCACCCTCATTTGCAGTCCATTGATAAGTGCAAAGATCACTCTTTCTTGTCCATGTCATTAACAGTCTTGGTTTCTTCCGATTCCTTTACAGCACTAGGCGATGATGGCCCATCTTCTGCTGGCTTTGCAACATCACCAACAGCAGCCTCAGTTGCCTGCCCTTCAGCTGTACCATCGGTTACGGGAATGGTTGCTTTCACGGTTCCAACTTTCACATATTTGCTCATgaatttgtattcccaatcttGCAAGGCATCCAGCTCAAATACACCAAGACCCATAAGATCACCATTCAGATCTTTCTCATCGAAAGACATCTTTGCAAGAGCTCTACTTGCATCCTTTCCAGCAAACAAGGCATACGGGCCACCAGGGCCATAGAACATCCTGCAATGCGCATAAGTATCAGTAAAACGCAATGGTAGTGCCAGAACTCTATTCCAGAAATATATACATTTTGGGTTCAAATAATATCAGGAGCAAGAGTGTGAAGGGTAAAGAGATCATATCATGTTTGCCGGCATTTTATGTGCAATTTAGATTTCCAAGTTTCAGAGTTTTATTAACGTAAACCACAGTATGATGTGAAGTAGATTCTTCGGATGCATCAACACGACTagcctaataaaaaaataatgagaaAAGTAAAAGACATGATGAACACATGATGAAAACTAAATTTCATTAATATCCCAAGTATAAAAGACAATACTGAACTTGAGAAAAGTAATTCTAAATCCAGGACTAAGAAAGTGCAACACGGTTAGTTTTCTTTTTTGCCATAACTCCAAACCCACAAATATAACTGGTTGGTCACACaattgatatatattgcatttgagtgaataaaatattccacAAACTAGGTTGACAACATATGAAAAAGATAAACTGACGTTAAGATTTGTTTATTCCATAAGCAAGAAAGCCCAAGTGAATAGAAAATAGGAGCCTAAAAGGTTAATCATCTACAATTGTCACAAGAATCCAGTTTTTGATTCACTAAACATACATCACAAACTTAACAAAAAAAGGGGGGAAATCAACGTTTTTAACTATCaaagaaaatcaaattttgaCCTAGAAAACAGTCGagccaaaataataaaaattaaaatcagagCAGAGAAATTCAAGAAAACAGCAACCCAGATACCGAAACCAAAAATTGAATAACTGCAATTTGTACCTGCTCTGCGTGACATCATAAATCTGACCCTTAATTGCCATAAGCAAAGGTTTGTTGGGGTCAGAGCCATCATAGTGTTTGAGGTCCCCTTCACTGATCTCGCCCAGCTGCACTGGAGGAGGCAGAGGCTGCTGCGTCTCCTCCTCAAAGCCCCTTGAAGCTTGCTGATCAGAAGATCCAAAGAAATTCGAAACTATGTAGTAAAGAGTTAGACCAAAAGCAACAACTGTGAAGAACGTGGCGGGAGAGAGACCTGTATATGCGGCGATCGATTCCTTGAAGGTCTCCCACAATTGCAAGGCcattattgttttgttttagaagaagagaagaagaagaaggaagacAATTGTATTGTTTCAAGCTTTTTCTGTATTTTTGTGTGTTGAATATGCTTTTTTGGACTTTTCAGCTTGTGTTCaaatttctatatataaaattatggAAAGGAACTTATTTTGttgtaatttattttctttattattttaattaatttaaatttccattACCGTATTTTAATATAGAGTTATTTGCACGAACCATCcctatgaaatattaaaaagataTGGTTTTCCACTATGAAAATTTAATAAGCACCTAAGAccttaatttttcaaaatatttgcaTACGTGCCCCAGACACATATTCATGGTCAAAATCGATGGCAGTTTACCAAATTATCCttgattattattaaatttattattttaatttatataaacatataataattGTGGGTTGGGTATCTCCATTAAGGCATTCTCCTCATCGTAATTCACTCTGTTCGTTGTCTTTCTATTTACTTCAATGCCTATGCCCTaattttcaaatccaaaaaTCTTACACCAACAAAGCGAAGGAGTAATCGAAACGTGAAAGGTAAATCTctgttttattatgattttcgTCTGTTCTCCATTTCGAGCACAAGGTAGTAAATGGGTTGCAAATACGCATCTTTCGCCGCcgaaataatttatttgtgcGTCTCTTGCGTCAATAATTTCACTCTGTAATTCTCATGATCCGCACGTAGTCTCCGAGCTCCTCGAAAAAATCGAAGTTGAAGAAAATGCCCCAATACTCGTGCCAAATCGGCGACTCCAAGTGTTGCAGATTTGCTTCTGTACCTTTCTTTCACGGGCAATCCGTGTAAAATCGGCGGCTAAATTTCTTTCCCCTTATAGAAatcgttattttttttttgaagcattCAATTTGCCTCTCCACAACTTTAGCTTTTTTTCTGATGATTTATGGAAAAAAGGTCTAGTCATGGAGGCTCAAATTTTAAGTGGTCTTCACGTGGGGGTTTTATGTTTTTCTCCATTGTTTTACCTTTAAAATATCCGCTATATTCTCTTTAATATATTTCTCTCTGTTTTGTTCCAACCTTGATTCTGAATTCCCTGTATACACATCGCATACTACATGGCATTGAATGTTTGAGGTGTTATGGTGTTGTTTTATATTGAATTTGGAAATTTGAATGGGTTAGAGCAGAAGCATAGATATCGTTGAAACTTTCTGGccactttaatttattttctcaatttacgtgctatattttccaaaatttagAGTCTTCTTGAGTTGAGTTGCATATGAGTCatcgattaaaatttattagtctaatcaatttattttttcttttcagATGGGAGATGGGAATGATGAACCTTCACTTGTTCATAATGAGCCAGCAAAAGAAACTACTGAACAACAGCTTGATACAGTTTTTTTACGAGTTCAATCAGAAACTAATATAAATGATTTCTCTTGGGATGATATAGATCAAGGTGGATTAAGTGATCGTAGTGAATTTGATGACTCCTCTGATCAAGATTACAAACAATCAGAAGAATCAGAAGATGAAGAATCTGCAGGTTCTGATATTCCAAGTGATTTGTTAGTGGATGATGATAATTGTTTGGGTGAAGAAACTAGTAAGGGAACGCGAATAAGCATAATTAATGAGTTAGAGACAACAGGTGATTGGTGTGATGACATTATtatagatgatgatgatgatgctcTGATTTATGAATATTCGGATGAGGAAGGTCCTAGAAATCCAATTTTTAGAGAGGGCCAAGACTTGAGTAAATTTAAACTAGTTGTAGGAATGAGATTTAGAGATTACAAGCAATGTAGGGATGTTCTAACTGATGTAAGCATTCGAGAGGGGTTTGAATTGACCTTTTTAAAAAATGAGAAGAGTAGAATAACTGCGAAGTGTAAGGAGAATTGTGGTTGGAGATTTCATGCCTCCGTAGTGATGGGTGGTCCTACTATTCAAATAAAGACATTGAAAGGAAAGCATACATGCCCAAGGGTTCGTACAAATTGGAGAGCAAATTACAAATATTTGGCTGGTATAATTGAAAGAGCAGTGAGGGAAAATCCAGGTATGAAGGCAGATCAAATTTCACAGTATGTTAGTAGAGAGTGTGGTGTGGATGTCACTAAATGGACTGTGTATAGGGCTAAGAAACACGCTATGCAGAAAGTTAGAGGGGTTGACAGTGTTCAATATGCTATTCTTGGAGATTATTGTGagactattttaaaatttaacccGGGAAGCAAGATTATAATTAGGAATCGAGAGGACAGTGATCTACCTACATTTGGTAAGCTATACTATAGTCTATTTGGGTTGAAAATTAATTTCTTAAGTGCTTGTAGACCTATAATAGGACTAGATGGTTGTTTCCTTAAGACAGCTTTTGGAGGACAGTTGCTTGGAGCTATTGGTAGGGATGGCAATGATGGAATGGTCCCTATTGCAATTGCTGTGGTAGATACTGAAAATTATGAAACATGGACATGGTTTCTTTAAGAGTTATTGGAGGACATTGGTGGAATAGGGGAAGATAGGTGGAATTTTTTATCTGACAGACAAAAAGAGGTCTTTTAGAGGCATTGAAGGACTTAGTACCAAACTGTGAGCATAGATTTTGTGCGAGGAACATGcttcaaaatttcaagaaaaagttCAAAAATCCAGACTTGATTCGATTGTATTGGAAGGCAGCTGGTACAGGAAACAAGAATGTATTTGATATTGTAATGAAAGAGATTTCAGATCTTGATTTAATCCCAATCATGAAACGGCTGCAGAGTGGCTTGGAAAAATACCACCCAAACACTGGGCTAAGAGCCACTTTCTAACTCAGTGTAAGTCAGAGTGTTTCGTGAATAATATTTGTGAATCTTTTAACAACTTGATTCTAGCAGAAAGAGAGCAACCCATAATCACTATGCTTGAGGGAATAAGAAACAAGATGATGAAAATGATACAAGTTAGGAAAAAAAGCATTGAAGAATACACAGGGAATATATGTCCAAATATATTGAAAAGGATTCAAAAAGCTCAAGACACTTCtagtgttggaaaacggtgatcaaatcaatcagaattgatacccggtgcagcggaagtttttaaaaattttatatggaacaattccatatcatgggtatcaaaactttacgattaaattgtgcgtgtaaaattaaataacaattataaatttttaccttgaaatctcgaaacgagattatgaacaccaacagattactctgctcttgttgtatatcccaggaactgatggacgaacaattcttcaatcaggtccacgaacagaagtttaatccctctgatagattgcactagaaaatctatcagaagtttc comes from Henckelia pumila isolate YLH828 chromosome 4, ASM3356847v2, whole genome shotgun sequence and encodes:
- the LOC140865019 gene encoding membrane steroid-binding protein 1-like — translated: MALQLWETFKESIAAYTGLSPATFFTVVAFGLTLYYIVSNFFGSSDQQASRGFEEETQQPLPPPVQLGEISEGDLKHYDGSDPNKPLLMAIKGQIYDVTQSRMFYGPGGPYALFAGKDASRALAKMSFDEKDLNGDLMGLGVFELDALQDWEYKFMSKYVKVGTVKATIPVTDGTAEGQATEAAVGDVAKPAEDGPSSPSAVKESEETKTVNDMDKKE